GCCCGAAACTCCGGCGAAAAACATGGCTCCAACGACGCTGATCATGGCGAGACCGCCCCGGATGTGGCCGACCAGGGAACTGGCGAAGGTGATGAGGCGCTTCGAAATTCCGCCGGAATCCATAAAACCCCCGGCCAAAATGAAGAAAGGAATCGCGACGAGGTGAAAGGTATCCACTGAACGATACATATACTGCGCTACGACAACGGGATTGCGCCCGCCCACCAGCAGGGCCACAGCTCCGGCCACGCCGAGGCAGAACGAAACGGGAACCTTGATCACCAGCAGGAGCACAAATATCAGAAATAACGTCCAGGCCATTTCAGTTTTTCCCCCGCAACGTTTGAATGAGATGGGTCAGGGTATGAAGCAGCATGCATCCACCGGAAAAAGGAAGACATAAAAATCCCCAGAAAATGCTGATCTGGAGCAGGCCGATGATCTGTCTGCTGTTTTTCCACATCAGGAAATTACCCTCCAGAACAAGGAAGATGCAAAAACCGAACACCGTTATATCCACGATAATGTCCAAAATCTTCTGCACGTATGGAGGAAAAAACAGAGTGAAAAGGTCTACCTGGAAGTGCGTTCTCCCCGCGAGGGCCAAAGAAGCTCCCACGAAACTCGTCCACACGAAAAGAAAAGTCAGGAGACCCTCCGACCAGGGGATGGGCGTCTGAATGACGAAGCGACTGAGGATTTGCAGCGCTCCCATCAGGATCATGACGGGGATGGCCAGGCAAAGGAGCAGTTTTTCTATTTTTAGTACCCATCTGTCCACTGTTGCAATACTGTCGAAAATAAAGGTCATTTTCATAACCTCCCTAACCTGAGCCGGATTTTTTTCAAAGATAAACAATGTCTAATTATGGACTGATTCATTTTCATTTTATTTCGTCGGAATCGTTCCGTCAAATTTATTCTTTAAATAATAGTAAAATTATATGTTTTATTTGTTATATTTTTGAAATGATAATTTTTTAATCAGGCTGTCCACTGTCTCATGGGCCGATTTTCTTCAGAGAATATGACCAAAATGCAGGATTCATTGAAATGTTATCGATGGGAATACACAATATTTATGAACAGT
Above is a genomic segment from Synergistaceae bacterium containing:
- a CDS encoding TRAP transporter small permease, with product MTFIFDSIATVDRWVLKIEKLLLCLAIPVMILMGALQILSRFVIQTPIPWSEGLLTFLFVWTSFVGASLALAGRTHFQVDLFTLFFPPYVQKILDIIVDITVFGFCIFLVLEGNFLMWKNSRQIIGLLQISIFWGFLCLPFSGGCMLLHTLTHLIQTLRGKN